Part of the Cereibacter sphaeroides 2.4.1 genome, CCCGGCTATTCTGGGGCAAAGGGAGGGACAGAATGGACTATCGCACGATCAGGGTCGAGCAGCAGGGCGGTCTCTGCCGTGTCACGCTCGCGCGGCCCGAGGTGATGAACGCACTCTCGAGCCGGATGCGCGAGGAGCTTCTCCATGCGGTGACCGAGGCCGGCACGCGCGCGCGCGCTCGTGCTGACGGGCGAGGGGCGCGGCTTCTGCTCCGGGCAGGATCTGGGCGACGCGCGCGCTCTGGGCGTCCCGGATTTCGAGCGCATCCTGCGCGAGGAGTACGAGCCGCTCCTGCGGGCCATCGCCCATTGCCCGCTGCCGACGCTCGCGGCCGTGAACGGGGTCGCCGCCGGCGCCGGGGCCAATCTGGCGCTCGCCTGCGACGTGGTGATCGCGGCCGAAAGCGCGGGCTTCATCCAGGCTTTCACCCGGATCGGACTGATCCCCGACGCGGGCGGCACCTGGACGCTGCCGCGCCAGATCGGGCTCGCCCGGGCCATGGGGGCCACGCTCTTCGCCGACCGGATCTCCGCCGCCGACGCCGCCAGCTGGGGCATGATCTACGAGGCCGTGCCCGACGAGGCGTTCGAAACCCGCTGGCAGGCCCGCGCCGCCCATCTGGCAGAGGGCCCGACCGAGGCCTACCGCGGCCTGAAGCAGGCGCTGCGGGCCAGTTTCGACAACAGTTTCGAGGAGCAGCTGGCCCTCGAGGCGCGCCTGCAGGGGCAATGCGGCGCGTCCGCCGACTTTCTCGAAGGCGTCACGGCCTTCCTCGAAAAGCGCCCCGCCACCTTCTCGGGGCGCTGACGCAAAAGCCCGGCGCACTCCCGCGCCGGGCCTCGTTCCCACCGGCGCGCTTCAGATCCCGCGCGAGAGCGCCGCAACGCCGGTCCGCGCCATCTCGCGCAGGCCCAGCGGCCGCATGAGATCGGCCAGAGCGTCGATCTTCTCCGGCGTGCCGGTGATCTCGAACACGAAGCTCTCCAGCGTCGAATCGACCACCTTGGCGCGGAAGATCTCCGCCAGCCGCAGCGCCTCGATCCGCGCCTCGCCCTTGCCGGAGACCTTGAACAGCGCCAGTTCGCGCTGCACCGAGGGGCCTTCCACCGTCAGGTCGTGCACCTCATGCACCGGCACCAGACGCGCCAGCTGCGCCTTGATCTGCTCGATCACCGCGGGCGTGCCGCGGGTGACGATGGTGATGCGGCTGCGGTGGCCGGTATGGTCCACCTCGGCCACGGTCAGGCTGTCGATGTTGTAGCCGCGGCCCGAGAAGAGCCCGATCACCCGCGCGAGAACCCCGCTCTCGTTGTCCACCACGAGCGCCAGCGTATGCTGCTCGATGACGTCCGAATTGGGGTCGCGCAGATCGTAGGCCGAATGCTGGGTCGATCCCTGCTTGATGTTGAGCGGCGCCATGCGTCCGTCTCCCTGATCCTGTTTCATTCTGGCGGAAATATCCCCGGGGGTGCGGGGGCAGGCAGCCCCCGTCTCCGCCGGTTCAGACAAGCACCGCCCCCTTGGCGCCGATGGCGCCCTCGGTCTCGGCATCGCCCAGCAGCATCTCGTTGTGCGGCCGCCCCGAGGGGATCATCGGGAAGCAGTTCTCGTGCTTCTCGACGAGGCAGTCGAACACCACCGGCCCGTCATAGGCGATCATCTCGCGGATCGCATCGTCGAGATCGGCCGGATCCGCGCACTGGATGCCCTTGGCCCCGAAGGCCTCGGCGAGCTTCACGAAGTCGGGCAGGCTCTCGCTCCAGGATTGCGAATAGCGCTGGCCGTGCAGAAGCTGCTGCCACTGCCGCACCATGCCGAGCCGCTCGTTGTTCAGGATGAACTGCTTCACCGGCAGGCGGAACTGCATCGCCGTGCCGATCTCCTGCATGTTCATCAGGAACGAGGCGTCGCCCGCGATATTGATGACCAGCGCCTCGGGATGGGCCACCTGCACGCCGATCGAGGCGGGCAGGCCGTAGCCCATGGTTCCGAGCCCGCCCGAGGTCATCCAGCGGTTCGGGCCCTCGAAGCCCAGGAACTGCGCCGCCCACATCTGATGCTGGCCCACTTCGGTGGTGATGTAGCGGTCCATCCCCTTCGTCAGCGCCTCGAGCCGCTGCAGCGCATGCTGCGGCTTGATGAGCTTCGAGGAGGGCGCGTAGTCGAGGCAGTTCACCGCCTTCCATTCGGCGATCTGCTTCCACCACTCGGCCAAGGCCTCGCGGTTCACCTTGCGCCCGCGCGACTTCCACAGGCGCAGCGCATCCTCGAGCACATGGCCCACGTCGCCGATGATCGGCACGTCCGCCCGGATCACCTTGTTGATCGAGGAGGGATCGATGTCGATATGGACCTTCTGCGAGAAGGGCGAGAAATCCTTCACCCGGCCGGTGATCCGGTCGTCGAAGCGCGCGCCCACATTGATCATCAGGTCACAGCCGTGCATCGCGAGGTTGGCCTCGTAGAGGCCGTGCATCCCGAGCATCCCCAGCCAGCCCTTGCCGCTGGCCGGATAGGCCCCGAGCCCCATCAGGGTCGAGGTGATCGGGAAGCCCGTCGCATCGACGAACTCGCGCAAGAGCTGGCTGGCCGCGCTGCCCGAGTTGATGACGCCGCCGCCGGTGTAGAAGACCGGCCGCTCGGCGGTCTCGATCAGCTCGACCATGCGCGTGATGGCCTCGATGTCGCCCTTCACCTTCGGCTGGTAATGATCGACCCGCGCCTTCTGCGGCGGCTGGTAGGTCGCGGTCGCGAACTGAACATCCTTCGGGATGTCGACCAGCACCGGCCCCGGCCGGCCGTGGGTCGCCACATGGAAGGCCTGATGGATCGTCTCGGCGAGCCTGGCCGTGTCCTTCACCAGCCAGTTGTGCTTGGTGCAGGGGCGGGTGATGCCCACCGTATCGGCCTCCTGGAAGCCGTCGGTGCCGATCATGAAGGTGGGGACCTGACCCGAGAGGACGACGAGCGGGATCGAATCCATCAGCGCATCGACGAGGCCGGTGACGGCATTCGTGGCGCCGGGGCCGGAGGTGACGAGGACGACGCCCGGCTTGCCCGTCGAGCGCGCATAGCCCTCGGCCATATGGACCGCGCCCTGTTCGTGCCGCACGAGGATGTGCCGGATGTCGTTCTGCTGGAAGATCTCGTCGTAGATCGGCAGCACGGCACCGCCCGGATAGCCGAACACCGTGTCCACCCCCTGATCCTTCAGGGCCTGGACCACCATCCGCGCGCCGCTCATCACCTCGGTCATCTCTCTCTCCATCCTTGCCGCCTCGGGCGGCGCGATCCGCGCAACAAAAAGCCCCCGGGGTTCACTCGGGGGCGCATGGGAACCGATTATGGTCAACCGTCACCGGCCCATGCGCAGCATTCCTACAAGAAGTACGAC contains:
- the ilvN gene encoding acetolactate synthase small subunit; this encodes MAPLNIKQGSTQHSAYDLRDPNSDVIEQHTLALVVDNESGVLARVIGLFSGRGYNIDSLTVAEVDHTGHRSRITIVTRGTPAVIEQIKAQLARLVPVHEVHDLTVEGPSVQRELALFKVSGKGEARIEALRLAEIFRAKVVDSTLESFVFEITGTPEKIDALADLMRPLGLREMARTGVAALSRGI
- a CDS encoding acetolactate synthase 3 large subunit, which produces MTEVMSGARMVVQALKDQGVDTVFGYPGGAVLPIYDEIFQQNDIRHILVRHEQGAVHMAEGYARSTGKPGVVLVTSGPGATNAVTGLVDALMDSIPLVVLSGQVPTFMIGTDGFQEADTVGITRPCTKHNWLVKDTARLAETIHQAFHVATHGRPGPVLVDIPKDVQFATATYQPPQKARVDHYQPKVKGDIEAITRMVELIETAERPVFYTGGGVINSGSAASQLLREFVDATGFPITSTLMGLGAYPASGKGWLGMLGMHGLYEANLAMHGCDLMINVGARFDDRITGRVKDFSPFSQKVHIDIDPSSINKVIRADVPIIGDVGHVLEDALRLWKSRGRKVNREALAEWWKQIAEWKAVNCLDYAPSSKLIKPQHALQRLEALTKGMDRYITTEVGQHQMWAAQFLGFEGPNRWMTSGGLGTMGYGLPASIGVQVAHPEALVINIAGDASFLMNMQEIGTAMQFRLPVKQFILNNERLGMVRQWQQLLHGQRYSQSWSESLPDFVKLAEAFGAKGIQCADPADLDDAIREMIAYDGPVVFDCLVEKHENCFPMIPSGRPHNEMLLGDAETEGAIGAKGAVLV